In one Cyprinus carpio isolate SPL01 chromosome B2, ASM1834038v1, whole genome shotgun sequence genomic region, the following are encoded:
- the hs2st1a gene encoding heparan sulfate 2-O-sulfotransferase 1 isoform X2, translating into MPPKFQLLALLAFAIAMIFLENQIQKLEESRGKLERAIARHEVREIEQRHIQEGAKEALVEEDDLVVIYNRVPKTASTSFTNIAYDLCNKNHYHVLHINTTKNNPVMSLQDQVRFVKNVTLWKEMKPAFYHGHVSFLDFTKFGVKKKPIYINVIRDPIERLVSYYYFLRFGDDYRPGLRRRKQGDKKTFDECVAAGGSDCAPEKLWLQIPFFCGHYSECWNIGSKWALEQAKYNLVNEYMLVGVTEELEDFVMMLEAALPRFFKGATELFRTGKKSHLRKTSEKKPPTKESIARLQQSDIWKMENEFYEFTLEQFQYVRAHAVREKDGELYLLAQNFFYEKIYPKTT; encoded by the exons AACGAGCCATTGCCAGACATGAGGTACGAGAGATTGAGCAACGGCACATTCAAGAGGGGGCGAAGGAGGCCCTGGTAGAGGAGGACGATTTGGTAGTCATCTACAACCGAGTGCCCAAAACAGCCAGTACCTCCTTCACCAACATCGCCTACGACCTGTGCAACAAGAACCACTACCATGTGCTGCACATCAATACCACCAAAAACAATCCCGTCATGTCTCTTCAGGATCAG GTACGGTTTGTAAAGAATGTGACATTATGGAAGGAGATGAAGCCTGCGTTCTACCATGGACATGTTTCCTTTCTGGACTTCACCAA ATTTGGAGTAAAGAAAAAGCCTATTTACATAAATGTTATCCGGGACCCTATTGAGCGTCTGGTGTCTTACTATTATTTCCTGCGCTTCGGTGATGACTACAGACCAGGTCTACGACGCAGAAAGCAAGGGGACAAAAAg acgTTTGATGAGTGTGTAGCTGCTGGAGGATCTGACTGTGCTCCAGAGAAACTGTGGCTTCAGATTCCCTTCTTCTGTGGTCATTACTCTGAGTGCTG GAACATTGGCAGCAAATGGGCTTTGGAGCAAGCCAAATACAACCTGGTGAATGAATACATGTTAGTTGGAGTGACGGAGGAGTTGGAAGACTTTGTTATGATGTTGGAGGCGGCACTTCCTCGCTTTTTTAAGGGGGCCACGGAGCTCTTTCGGACAG GGAAGAAATCACACCTAAGGAAAACGAGCGAGAAGAAGCCGCCCACCAAAGAGTCTATAGCCAGACTGCAGCAGTCAGACATCTGGAAAATGGAGAATGAGTTTTATGAGTTTACACTAGAGCAGTTCCAGTACGTTCGGGCTCACGCGGTGAGAGAAAAAGATGGAGAACTGTACTTACTGGCACAGAACTTTTTCTATGAGAAAATCTACCCAAAAACCACCTGA
- the LOC109060401 gene encoding LIM domain transcription factor LMO4-like isoform X2, with protein sequence MLSDACNAQPPHVRMGALAWKLCIGCGCKISDRFLLFALDGYWHCHCLKCSCCQAQLAEIGSSCFTKRGLILCKSDYIRLFSQSGACRACSKSIPANEMVMRAQGNVFHVKCFVCSICHNQLVPGDRFHYTNGKLYCERDRPTASAYRNDHLDSLGEHNISEQKSFFC encoded by the exons ATGTTGAGCGACGCTTGTAATGCACAACCGCCTCATGTCAGAATGGGGGCTCTGGCATGGAAGCTGTGCATTGGATGTGGATGCAAGATTTCAGACCGCTTCCTCCTGTTTGCTTTGGATGGGTACTGGCACTGCCACTGTCTCAAGTGCTCCTGCTGTCAAGCCCAGCTGGCAGAAATTGGCTCATCGTGTTTCACAAAGCGTGGCTTGATCCTCTGCAAAAGTGACTATATAAG ATTATTCAGTCAAAGCGGAGCCTGCAGGGCTTGCAGTAAGTCCATCCCAGCAAATGAAATGGTTATGCGAGCACAGGGCAATGTTTTCCATGTCAAG TGTTTTGTATGCTCCATCTGCCATAACCAGCTAGTACCTGGTGACCGTTTTCACTACACAAATGGAAAACTGTACTGCGAGCGGGACAGACCAACAGCTTCTGCATACAGAAACGACCACTTGGATTCACTCGGAGAGCACAACATATCCGAACAGAAGTCATTTTTTTGCTGA
- the LOC109060401 gene encoding LIM domain transcription factor LMO4-like isoform X1, whose translation MHCIPGSDPLIMLSDACNAQPPHVRMGALAWKLCIGCGCKISDRFLLFALDGYWHCHCLKCSCCQAQLAEIGSSCFTKRGLILCKSDYIRLFSQSGACRACSKSIPANEMVMRAQGNVFHVKCFVCSICHNQLVPGDRFHYTNGKLYCERDRPTASAYRNDHLDSLGEHNISEQKSFFC comes from the exons ATGCATTGTATTCCAGGTAGTGACCCATTAATTATGTTGAGCGACGCTTGTAATGCACAACCGCCTCATGTCAGAATGGGGGCTCTGGCATGGAAGCTGTGCATTGGATGTGGATGCAAGATTTCAGACCGCTTCCTCCTGTTTGCTTTGGATGGGTACTGGCACTGCCACTGTCTCAAGTGCTCCTGCTGTCAAGCCCAGCTGGCAGAAATTGGCTCATCGTGTTTCACAAAGCGTGGCTTGATCCTCTGCAAAAGTGACTATATAAG ATTATTCAGTCAAAGCGGAGCCTGCAGGGCTTGCAGTAAGTCCATCCCAGCAAATGAAATGGTTATGCGAGCACAGGGCAATGTTTTCCATGTCAAG TGTTTTGTATGCTCCATCTGCCATAACCAGCTAGTACCTGGTGACCGTTTTCACTACACAAATGGAAAACTGTACTGCGAGCGGGACAGACCAACAGCTTCTGCATACAGAAACGACCACTTGGATTCACTCGGAGAGCACAACATATCCGAACAGAAGTCATTTTTTTGCTGA